CATTTTTTTGGCCGTAATTTCAGTTTGAACTATATCTTttgaattctaatttttattctattaattaaGTTAGAGAACTTATGAGAACGAAACTGTTTAGAAAGAATAAAAGGTTTACactaatttttatgataaaaaaaaactgaaagagtgtattatgaaaaagaaaacaactaaaatccaaaaaaattaacagcaagtttgaaaacattttaagaatcaatttaaaaaaatgtaaaaaagttgaaaggcagagagaaacaaaaattgatagaactaaataaataaagacgAAATGAGTACTTTATTGTCTTCAAGTGGAGAggtaaagagaaagaaatagaagCAAAATGatcacctttttctttttgatattataaaaagtatatcTATCTGCAAAGTAGGGTTTTATGAGGAGGTAACACGGAACATAGGAAGATGCATCGGTTACATGGAAAAAAGTATGTAGTTCAAAAGAATACGGGTGCTTGGAGTTAGAGATATCACGTGCCTTTTTAGCATTTGAGAAAATCCAAAGTAAGATGTCATGGATTATAGAATTATTGAGTCAAAATACACTATATATGGAATTAGATATATAAGAGtgaaatttaaacataatttaatctaaaaattcatttcttaatttttattttaagcttAAGATATATATGTTTCAACATTGTTTCGGTTTGTGAAAGGGAAGTCAATTGTTCAGGGTGTTtaatttcttacaaattttatattgtcTTATAATCTGAGTCTTTGTGTCATTTTCTTATAGTATACAGTTAGATGagattatttgaaaaaaaaaaaaacactcctGTACGATTTTTCagaataaacttttaattaacattaaacTAATTACAGTCGAATTGATAAACATATTTTACTTGGaaatatactttatttataagtttaatcattattaaaaaaaattatagatttttttattaatgaccATCTGATTTTTAGACACACCGTTTTAGGATGTGCTAAGACTGCCAACCCAATCAATTATTGACCGGAGGGTCATATACATTATAAACACGAAGGGATGTTAACAATTCTATAcagattaaagataaaattaatttatgatatataaataagtgtaaattgAAGACAAAGTagaattttataatgatttttggAGGTGGATGTCTTAGTCCTTAGACTCCTCTCCATGCTACTCCTTCACGGGCCTTTCCtagttttgaattgtttgtaCTACCCGACAACCTCCTTCTAGTAGGTATTGTGATGTTTAGTTATTGGATACATTAAAAGAGAAAAGCGTTTAGAAACGATCTTCCTCTCAACTTCTAAGTAAAGCATGACAAACTGAACCTAAGTCCTTCCGCTACCAATCTTCTAACTTCAAATAACATCACTGCACTTCAAATACGGTTCGCTAACTCAGTTGCTCACTCAGGATTTTGTCCTCTTCCCACCAAATACACCACACGAGATGAATTATTTCTCATCTTATCGTTTTGTATGGTAAAACTACGAATTACAAAGTGATTTGAGTTCATGTTACATGTAGAATGGGACCCTACCCTGATAAGGAGTAATAATTGCAATATTCGTATTtcagttattttgttttttgtgtaaCAAGGGTCCTGGTTAGGTTTTGAAGGACATGAGAATGGGCAAAAGAGGGGTGAAAGAGCAACATCAGAGAAAGTGTTTCCGTCGCATTCAATCATAGGACGTAGGAAGTATCTAGCAAAGCAATTCAATTGAATTTTCGATTTCGATATCATAATTTGGGTCGTTCTGCTTCTTTCCATGAATGAATAAAAATCTACCTAATTCTCTTTAATTCCATTAATATTGTTAGCGACTACTCCTACTCTCTTCAATTCCTCTCCCAATCTTCACGACAAAAAGGTTCATCATAATCCATATTCTAtcatataacaataataataaaattacattatttgcATTAATGAACAAACTTAACTACCTTAACAAAATTAGCAGATTCCCACAGACCCACAAGACCAAAGCAAAAGGAGCAAGGAAAAacagaaagtaaaaaataaaaaaggaagaaagaggaGCACAGATCAGTGATCAAGCGCATTAGGTCCGGTACAGTAATTCAGAACGTGGCTCCACAGCCACTGAACCAGGAACCTCCGTCTGATCCCGTTCATGTTATAGGTGGCACCATCACGAGCGTCCAAAACCTGACCGGTGTACGATCCACCTCCACCGGTGCCGTAAATTCCCTCACAGAGATCGGCGATCTCCACCGGGAAAGAAGGGTCCTGACCGGCATaccaagcattggccaagggGTTCGATGCCAGCTCGGCCATCTCGTGCCCAATCACACTTATCATGCCATCCACGCCAACGTCGCCGTTTGGAGACTTGAACGGCTTCGGGTTAGGGATGTAGGCGGGCATCGCAAAAGGGTAAGCACACTGCCCGGGGCACATTTTTGCGGAGTTACCCACCCACGCGTACGGAAGAGTATACCCAACCAACGACGGAAACGTGAAATAGTGGAACCCACACACAGAAGTGCAGAAATCCTGAACGTACACGTCATCCGCCGTCAGCAGCAGATACAACCCGCTCCTCGGATTGATCGGGAGCGGCCGGGTTTTCGCTGTGATGGCGCTTTTTATCACGGACTGTATGGATAACCGGGTCAGTGATTTCCCGTGAGAATAGAACCTGTCGTTCTTCTCTTCCCCGAGTCGAACCGTTTTCGAAATGTTGGCTCCGGTCTGGTCCGTGTAAAGCTGTACGGTCCGCCACCACCCAGCCACGGAGGGGTGCGGCGAGTTTGTGGCGGAGATTGAGTTTACGAACTCGCGGATTATCTTCTTCTGGTTCCGGTCCCACTTGCCGTACCAGATTGTGTGGACGGTGATGTTGGTGGTGAGAACCGGTCCCATGTGGTACCTGAGCTTCACGAACTCCGAGGACCCCTCGTATTTCTTGGAGTCTCCGAAGGCGTAGTCCGTGACGTTCATTTTACCGTTCTGGGGCCAGGGCCGCCAAGCCGAGACCGGACCTCCGGCGAGCAGGAAAAAAAGGAGAGCGAAGGATAAAAGCGCCGCGAACGGCGGCGACGGGGCGGAGAGGCCCTGGCACATTTTGAGAGTATGAGGAGAAGCTAGAAGCTGGGGTTAGTGAGCCGAGAGAGCTCCCAAGTACGAAACGTGATGTTTCAGTGGGTGAAGCTTCTTTATATTATACATCCAAAAAggctttttgtttttatttatttatttattatttgggGGAAGGGGAAGTCTGTGAAAGGAAAAGAACAGTGTGAAAGTGATTAACTGGAACGGcgtatttcattttattttattagcgAAATTACAAAGTTGTAAAAGGGgattaatttagaaaatgagAGTATATAAAGATTTTTGgcaaaaatgtattattataataaaagaaataaaaaaggaaattgtTGGTAATTTTGGTGACATTGATTTGCGGGTAATGGAGGACAGTTAGATTGTTAAAGTGAAGGAGGCGTGGGGCCCAAGGGAGAAGacacagagagagagagaggcaTCATTTacattgatgatgatgatgatggtggttGTCGTCATCTGATTTGAGATTTCCTCATCTTTAGGCGGGAAAACGAAGGGTAGGGGTAAGTTGGGAATTTCACCTGGTAAGtttagtattttataattacatttatcCATACCAAATACTGGTATAATACTAGATAGTGTACAGTATATAACATAATAGAGAT
The Vigna angularis cultivar LongXiaoDou No.4 chromosome 5, ASM1680809v1, whole genome shotgun sequence genome window above contains:
- the LOC108339530 gene encoding protein EXORDIUM-like 3 encodes the protein MCQGLSAPSPPFAALLSFALLFFLLAGGPVSAWRPWPQNGKMNVTDYAFGDSKKYEGSSEFVKLRYHMGPVLTTNITVHTIWYGKWDRNQKKIIREFVNSISATNSPHPSVAGWWRTVQLYTDQTGANISKTVRLGEEKNDRFYSHGKSLTRLSIQSVIKSAITAKTRPLPINPRSGLYLLLTADDVYVQDFCTSVCGFHYFTFPSLVGYTLPYAWVGNSAKMCPGQCAYPFAMPAYIPNPKPFKSPNGDVGVDGMISVIGHEMAELASNPLANAWYAGQDPSFPVEIADLCEGIYGTGGGGSYTGQVLDARDGATYNMNGIRRRFLVQWLWSHVLNYCTGPNALDH